A single region of the Anas platyrhynchos isolate ZD024472 breed Pekin duck chromosome 6, IASCAAS_PekinDuck_T2T, whole genome shotgun sequence genome encodes:
- the LOC113843953 gene encoding uncharacterized protein, which translates to MFGIGKKLAEEATQQAESAAQGAVNTVGQTVQQAVDQAKDAGQKALDEVYKVAETGEKAVKNVANQATSWGKSFGQ; encoded by the exons ATGTTTGGGATTGGGAAGAAGCTCGCTGAGGAAGCAACACAACAAGCTGAAAGTGCTGCACAGGGGGCAG TTAACACAGTGGGTCAGACTGTGCAGCAAGCAGTGGATCAGGCTAAGGATGCTGGTCAGAAAG ctcTTGATGAAGTCTACAAAGTTGCTGAAACTGgagaaaaagctgtaaaaaacGTAGCAAATCAAGCAACTTCCTGGGGCAAAAGCTTTGGACAATGA